From Arachis stenosperma cultivar V10309 chromosome 2, arast.V10309.gnm1.PFL2, whole genome shotgun sequence, one genomic window encodes:
- the LOC130960586 gene encoding protein S40-4-like, which yields MASRKSFLSKQSYMFQPTRSTSKSCSQGDAMFEFDEADLWNNISVASNNKKGFSSSSSSASGLKRGPSRKVVHHDHDVAAATSLPVNIPDWSKILKQEYKDHRKWESDDDDDYEDDDDEDGDYNGGGGGVRVPPHEYLAKTRGASLSVHEGIGRTLKGRDLRSVRNAIWKKVGFED from the coding sequence aTGGCGTCTAGGAAGAGCTTTCTTTCAAAGCAAAGTTACATGTTTCAACCAACAAGGAGCACCTCAAAATCGTGTTCACAGGGTGATGCCATGTTTGAGTTTGATGAAGCTGATTTGTGGAACAACATCTCCGTTGCAAGTAACAACAAGAAGGGcttctcttcatcttcatcatctgCATCTGGTTTGAAGAGAGGTCCTTCTAGGAAGGTTGTTCATCATGATCATGATGTAGCTGCAGCTACCTCGTTGCCGGTGAACATACCTGACTGGTCAAAGATTCTAAAGCAGGAATACAAGGATCATAGGAAATGGGAGagcgatgatgatgatgattatgaagatgatgatgatgaggacgGTGATTATAacggaggaggaggaggagttaGGGTTCCCCCACACGAGTATCTGGCAAAGACAAGAGGGGCCTCTCTGTCTGTTCATGAAGGCATTGGAAGGACCCTCAAAGGTAGAGACTTGCGTAGTGTCAGGAATGCTATTTGGAAGAAAGTTGGCTTTGAAGATTAA